Genomic DNA from Pseudomonas sp. CCC3.1:
GCACCATCGACAGTTTTTCAAAGAAGAAGCGCTCATACGCTTCAATGTCTGCGGTGACGATGCGCAGCAAAAAATCCACCGCCCCCATCAGCACGTAACACTCCAGCACCTCGGGAAAACCGCGAATGGCATCGGTGAACTCGGTGAAGTTGGAGCGCCCGTGAGCGTTGAGTTTGATCTCGGCAAATATCTGCGTGTTAAGGCCGATTTTCTTGCGATCCAGCAAGGTGACTTGCCCACGAATGATGCCTTCGTCCTTCATTCGCTGAATGCGCCGCCAGCACGGCGATTGTGACAATCCCACCTGTTCGGCGATCTGTGCACTGGACAGCGAGGCGTCCTCTTGAAGCAGCGCCAAGATGCGCCGGTCGTAAGCGTCTAACTCGCCCAGCATAAAAATACCTTCAAATAAATAAGTGACGACTTAATCAAGTCTTTTAAGCGCGTAATAAATGCATCTTAGATAAGAAATACCCTGCGCGGCGTGTAAATATTTCTGCAGCCTAATCAGGAGTCATCGCATGCCGTCTCTGGAAGCCGTCCACCCCTCAACCCGCCCCGACGTTTGGGCCAGCCATGCGGCTCCCTGCGCGGTGCTGTTTCGGATTCAGGCCGAGGCGGACGCCGATGTGCTGTGCCGGGTGCTTAATCTATTTGCCTTGCAACAGCTGATCCCTCAGCAAGTCGATGTGGTGCGCAATCACGACAGCTTCAGCATTGA
This window encodes:
- a CDS encoding Lrp/AsnC family transcriptional regulator; translation: MLGELDAYDRRILALLQEDASLSSAQIAEQVGLSQSPCWRRIQRMKDEGIIRGQVTLLDRKKIGLNTQIFAEIKLNAHGRSNFTEFTDAIRGFPEVLECYVLMGAVDFLLRIVTADIEAYERFFFEKLSMVPGIQEVNSIVALSEIKSTTCLPV